GATAGACGAAGTGTTAGAAGGGAAAAAATGATCACGACAGGATTCGAACCTGTAACCTACTGCTTAGAAGGCAGTTGCTCTGTCCATTTGAGCCACGTGATCTTAATCGGGGTAGCAGGATTTGAACCTACGATCTCCTGGTCCCAAACCAGGCGCGATAACCAAACTACGCTATACCCCGTTGCGGAGAATGTGGGATTCGAACCCACGCGGTATTTACATACCGACAGTTTAGCAAACTGTTCCGTTAACCACTCCGGCAACTCTCCCAAAAAAATATACAAACAAATCTAAAGCAGATCTATAAAATAAACAAATAATTCTATATTAAATTAAAGCTTAGGATATTCGATTCTAGTGTGATAAATATTCCTTAATTTATTTTTTAGAACTTGTTTGACTTTTTCTATTTCTTTTAAAGTAATGTCTGCATTAGAAAATTGATTTTCAATTTTTTGTTTTTTTATTATGTTTTCTACTAAATTATCTAAATCTTTAGCAGACGGATTTTTGATACTTTTTGAAGCCGCTTCTACAGAATCAGCGATCATGACAATAGCAGTTTCTTTGGAAAATGGTTTGGGTCCAGAATATTGAAATTGTTTTTTATCCACTTTTATTTGGATATTTTTTTTTTGTTTTTCATAAAAATAATAAACAATACTATTTCCATGATGAGTGCGTATAAAATCAGTAACTGGATCAGGTAAGTGATATTTTTTTGCAAGTTCAACTCCTACTGATACATGTTCTAAAATAATTTTTGCACTTTCTTTCGGATTTAATTCTTTATGAGGGTCAATTATATTCTGTTGGTTTTCAGTAAAAAATGTAGAATTTTTAATTTTTCCTATATCATGATAAATTGCACCTATTCTTACTAATAAAGAGTTAGCCCCAATTGCAACAGCAGCTTCTTCTGCAATGTTTGCTACTGTCAAAACATGTTGTAAAGTACCTGGAGCTTTTTGAGACAATAATCTTAATATAGGAGTATTGGTGTCAGACAATTCTAATAATGAAATATCTGAAGTTAAATTCAATAATTTTTCGAAAAGAAATATTAATGGATGAACAAACAAAGTTAAAATTCCACTAAAAAAAAATAAAGAAAAAGTATATAAAGAAATTTTTTCCAAAGATCCTTCACGGATTAAAGTGAGTAAACTAAAAGTCATAATATAAGTAATGATTATTTTTGTTGCAGCAATAAAAAGATTTGCCATCTTATAAAGATTTTGTTTCGTTAACATAACTAAAAGACCTGTAGTAATTTGAACAAAAATAAATTCAAAACTATTTGGTGTAATTAATGACAATAATAAAATAGTTATTAAATGAATAAAAATACTCAAATTAAAATTGAAGAAAGCTCGTATGCTTATAGGGAGTATGCAAAAAGGAATAATGTATAATATTTTAGAATGATATTTTAAAATTGTAATAGTAATTAATGATATTAATAATATATTTATAATCAAAAAATTTATTTCTCTATTATTATGGAATATTTTATTTTCAAAATAAAAAATGTATAATATAAACAGAATAAATATCATACTTATTATTAATAAGTATCCTATAATAAGACAGTAATATTTTTTTTTATTCCATATTTTATTTTCATATTCCTTT
This DNA window, taken from Blattabacterium sp. (Nauphoeta cinerea), encodes the following:
- a CDS encoding HD family phosphohydrolase, which produces MANFLKFYNKNIAYRILIIIIAILLLTFFFPKKEILKYKFSEGKTWSYGNLSSPFHFLVPKTSQDIDWEVKNLKKNKEIFCIRNEKIVKNIKKKIRKVSFIRKNKRYNKIVHRIIGTIYKYGYIKDYNNFTNKINIIFLKKDEKWIPILYKRIFNHKKVNNIIENHFRNKSYRAKILKKFLRKIIVPNLFYSQYYTDFFFQKKIQSIKKIEYTFTKGDNIIRNNEIINNKKFKILSFFKKEYENKIWNKKKYYCLIIGYLLIISMIFILFILYIFYFENKIFHNNREINFLIINILLISLITITILKYHSKILYIIPFCILPISIRAFFNFNLSIFIHLITILLLSLITPNSFEFIFVQITTGLLVMLTKQNLYKMANLFIAATKIIITYIMTFSLLTLIREGSLEKISLYTFSLFFFSGILTLFVHPLIFLFEKLLNLTSDISLLELSDTNTPILRLLSQKAPGTLQHVLTVANIAEEAAVAIGANSLLVRIGAIYHDIGKIKNSTFFTENQQNIIDPHKELNPKESAKIILEHVSVGVELAKKYHLPDPVTDFIRTHHGNSIVYYFYEKQKKNIQIKVDKKQFQYSGPKPFSKETAIVMIADSVEAASKSIKNPSAKDLDNLVENIIKKQKIENQFSNADITLKEIEKVKQVLKNKLRNIYHTRIEYPKL